A stretch of Salarias fasciatus chromosome 23, fSalaFa1.1, whole genome shotgun sequence DNA encodes these proteins:
- the LOC115381543 gene encoding regulator of G-protein signaling 21-like isoform X1, whose amino-acid sequence MPSLIIEPLNTQHFIMDRDDRKRNKNIGKNFMCRLQCMFSHSSSSESRLSLEDTQQWSQSLERLLESKYGLATFRNFLKSEYSDENIEFWLTCEDYKKIKSSFRMSSRAKKIYEQFIKAESPKEINIDYHTREQIKRNVKTPTMHCFDDAQKIVYGLMERDSYPRFLRSDIYRTLLENLAADATKG is encoded by the exons ATGCCCAGCCTAATCATCGAACCACTCAACACACAGCACTTCATCATGGACAGAGatgacaggaagagaaacaaGAACAT TGGAAAGAACTTCATGTGCCGGCTCCAGTGCATGTTCTCACACTCGTCAAGCTCCGAGAG CAGGCTAAGTTTAGAAGATACCCAACAATGGTCACAGTCCCTGGAAAGGCTTCTTGAGTCTAAAT ATGGTCTGGCTACTTTTCGCAACTTCCTAAAATCTGAATACAGCGATGAGAACATTGAATTCTGGCTAACCTGTGAGGACTACAAGAAGATCAAGTCTTCATTTCGAATGTCCTCAAGAGCCAAGAAGATTTACGAGCAGTTCATTAAAGCTGAATCGCCCAAAGAG ATCAACATTGACTATCACACCCGAGAGCAGATCAAAAGGAACGTCAAGACTCCCACCATGCACTGCTTTGACGATGCTCAGAAGATAGTTTACGGGCTGATGGAAAGAGACTCATACCCGCGGTTCCTCCGCTCGGACATTTATAGAACTCTCCTGGAAAACCTGGCCGCCGACGCCACGAAGGGATGA
- the LOC115381543 gene encoding regulator of G-protein signaling 21-like isoform X2, whose protein sequence is MPSLIIEPLNTQHFIMDRDDRKRNKNIGKNFMCRLQCMFSHSSSSERLSLEDTQQWSQSLERLLESKYGLATFRNFLKSEYSDENIEFWLTCEDYKKIKSSFRMSSRAKKIYEQFIKAESPKEINIDYHTREQIKRNVKTPTMHCFDDAQKIVYGLMERDSYPRFLRSDIYRTLLENLAADATKG, encoded by the exons ATGCCCAGCCTAATCATCGAACCACTCAACACACAGCACTTCATCATGGACAGAGatgacaggaagagaaacaaGAACAT TGGAAAGAACTTCATGTGCCGGCTCCAGTGCATGTTCTCACACTCGTCAAGCTCCGAGAG GCTAAGTTTAGAAGATACCCAACAATGGTCACAGTCCCTGGAAAGGCTTCTTGAGTCTAAAT ATGGTCTGGCTACTTTTCGCAACTTCCTAAAATCTGAATACAGCGATGAGAACATTGAATTCTGGCTAACCTGTGAGGACTACAAGAAGATCAAGTCTTCATTTCGAATGTCCTCAAGAGCCAAGAAGATTTACGAGCAGTTCATTAAAGCTGAATCGCCCAAAGAG ATCAACATTGACTATCACACCCGAGAGCAGATCAAAAGGAACGTCAAGACTCCCACCATGCACTGCTTTGACGATGCTCAGAAGATAGTTTACGGGCTGATGGAAAGAGACTCATACCCGCGGTTCCTCCGCTCGGACATTTATAGAACTCTCCTGGAAAACCTGGCCGCCGACGCCACGAAGGGATGA